The genomic DNA TCCCGGCCTTCGTCGTGCGAACGCCACACGCACAGTCGTAGAACAGCACCAAGAACGCACTGCCTCGGGGGAGCCGCCCGGCTCGGCCCGAGGTTCCCACTGGGCAGTGTTCGAACCATCGTCGACCTACAGCTCGTTGAGCAAGCAGGAGGAAGCCATGCCCATGACCGCTACCGCCCACCTCAATTTCCGCGGTGACGCCCGCTCAGCGCTGACGTTCTACCAGTCCGTCTTCGGCGGACAGGTGATGGCAGCGACGTACGGCCAGGTCGGGGTCCCGCAAGACTCGCCCGAGTCCGACCACGCCGTGTTCGTTCCGGTCGAGGCGTCCTCGCCGGACGCGGACCGTCTCGCCTTCGGGATGCTCGCCGCCGACAACGGTCTGCGTCTGGCCGCGTACGACGTCTTCGGCGCCCAGGGCGGCGGCCTTGCCGCCGCCGGGTTGGAGCACGGGTCGACCCGCGCCGGTGGCCTTACCCATACGGAGTCGTCGTTCCTGCTCGTGAACAGCAACACTCTCGAGGAAGCCCGCGCCCTGTGGGAGAGGCTGTCCTCGGGCGGCACGGTGATCCAGGCTCTGGCGCCGGCTGACTGGGCTCCCGTCTACGGCATGCTGACCGACCGGTTCGGCGTTACCTGGATCTTCGGCCTCGCACCCAGCGCCTGAGCCGACGCGTCGAGAAGGTGCACGAGGTCGACCGGAACGATCATGAGTCAGCACCTTCCGTGAGCGCGCATCACTCTGTCCGCACGGTTCCCGACGTCGAACGCAGGGCCCGCCTCGCCGTCCGGCACCGGCTCGCGTCGGCACCAGCGACGACGAGCGGCCCCGGAGGACCCGCCGAGTCGGTGACCTCGTCGGGTGCCGTCGCGGCCAGCGCACGGGCGGTGGTGGGCCTGCATGCGACCGAGCCGGTGAGTGTGTACCTCTCGGCCTGGGCTCGAAGTGGCGCCACCCAGGCCGACGTCGACGACGCGCTCTACCGCGAACGAAGCGTCGTCAAGCAGCTGGCGATGCGGCGCACCCTGTTCGCCTTTCCTGTCGACCTGCTGCCCGCCGTGCGGGGCAGTGCCGCCGCCCGCGTCGCCGCCCAGCAGCACGGATTGCTCGCCCGCAGCGTCGTGACCGCCGGCCTCGCCACCGACGGCGACGCCTGGGTCGAACGGGCCTGCGACCTGGCCCTCGAGCGGCTCGCCCAGGAGCCCGCCACCACCAATCAGCTCCGCAACCAGCTACCCATGCTGGCCGTTCGCCTGCCACGACCCGAGAACCCGACCAGCCCGCCGGCGCCGGTCGCGGCGCGGGTCCTCACCGTCCTGGCTGCGTCGGGGCGCGTCGTGCGCGGGAACAACCAGGGCAGCTGGACGACCTCGAAGCCTGTCTGGACGCTCGTCGACGACTGGGTGCCCGGCCCGGCCGGCTCGGCGGAGCCGTGGGGTGCCGCCGAGGGCTACGCCGAGCTCGTGCGCCGGTGGCTGTGGGCCTACGGGCCCGGTACCGAGGCCGACATCGTCTGGTGGCTCGGCGCGACGAAGTCCGCGGTTCGTCAGGCCCTGGCCGACACCCGTGCTGTGGCTGTCTCCCTCGAGGACGGCGCGCCCGCCTGGCTGCACCCCGACGACGTCGACCCCGTCGCCGCACCCGCTCCGTGGGCGGCGTTGCTGCCGGCGCTCGACCCCGCCACGATGGGCTGGCGTGGCCGCACCTTCCACATCGACCCCAGAACCGCCAAAGCCGTCTACGACCGGGCCGGCAACGGTCTGCCCACCGCCTGGTGGAACGGCCGCACCGTCGGCGGCTGGACCCAACAAGCAGACGGCCGCGTCACCGTGGTCCCTCACGTCGACCTGCCCCGGACCGCGATCATCGCCCTCGACCACCAGGCCGACGAGCTCACCCAGCGCCTCGACGGCCAGGTCCTCCGCACCACCTTCCACCGACCCCAGCAGGAAGGGGACCGACCCGTGACAGCGGAACGGGTGCCGTAGAGGACCCCTCCAAGGACCCGCCAGCAGGCTGGGCAGGGCGGCCGCCGCGGAGGGCTGGCGGGGAGTGCTGAGACGTTGGATCATCCTTGGTCGGCGAGCTTGTCGACGATCAGGCGCACCTGGTCGGCGGAGCGGCGACGGAACTCTGGGGTGCGGGGATCGAGCCCGGTGAGGCGTTTGGTCTCGGCGGGGAACAAGGTCCCGGCAACCGTCATGGCCTGGAGGAACAGCAGGACGAACGCCGGGTCGAGGGACGGGGCGAGCTCACCGTCTTGCTGCCGGCGTCGCAGCTCGGCGACCTCGGGGACATCAGGATCGAACTCGACGCCGTCCGGGTCCTGGTCGAGGGTGTCGCGCAGGAAGAGCCGCTCGAGCTCGGGATGGTCGCCGAACACCCGCACGTAGCGGCCCGCAAGCTCCCCGAGAGATGTGTCGGTAGCGTCGAGCTCGGCCACCAGAGCTTGGCGACGCTCCACGACGGCGTCGTACAGCCCGCGCTTACCGCCGAAGTAGTAGGCGATCAGCTGCTTGTTCACCCCGGCCTTCGCGGCGATCGCCTCGACCCTGGCGCCCGCGAAGCCGTGCTCGGCGAACTGCGCCTGCGCCGCCTCGAGCAGGGCCTTGCGGCTCCGGTCGGCATCGCGGACCCGCTCGTGCGCTCGAGGTTGACGTCGTGGCTCCTGCACGATCTCAACAATACGTCCCACTCTGTCACCCGTTTGGTTGATTATTGCTGTCGGACCTCGCATCCTGGATCCACCAGCAACGCGCTCCCGTCGAGCACGACCAACCCCCCTCCTCGCGTGTCCTCTACCGGCAGCGCGACCCACCCGTGAAAGGGCAATCCATGGACACCGACTCGAAGACGCTCGTCACTGGCGCGACCGGAGACATCGGCGGCACCCTGGTCCGGCTGCTGAAGGACTCCGGGCACCCGTTCCGGGTGATGTGCCGTCGCCCTGACCAGGTCGAGGCCTTCGCCGCCGACGGCGTCGAAGCGGTGCACGGCGACTTCGCCGACCCCGCGAGCGTCCGTCAGGCGCTCGAGGGCTGCGACCAGCTATTCCTGCTTCCCCCGTTCACCGCGCAGATGGTCGAGCAGACGAGGGCGGCGATCGACGCCGCCCGCGAGGCGGACGTCGGTCATGTCGTGAAGATCTCCGCCGCCGACGCCAACCCCGACTCGCCGGTGCCGTGGGCCGCCGACCACGGACGGGTCGACACCTACCTGCGCGCGTCCGGGCTTTCCTGGACCCTGCTGAGGCCCAGCTGCTTCTTCAACCTGCTCGCGGTGATGGCCCCGGCGATCCGGCGCGGGCTGCTACCCGGGATGAGCGGGCACGGAGCGACCACCTTCATCGACAGCCCCGACATCGCGGCCGCCGCCGCCCGAGTCCTGACCGACCCGTCCACCCAGGGCGGTCTCGGCGACCAAGGACGGGACTACCTGCTCACCGGCACCCAGCCCCTCTCGCTGCCCCAGTCCGCCGAGATCCTCACCGCCGAGCTCGGCCACCGGGTGCGGTACCTGCCCGTGCCCGCTCCGCTGGTCTACCTCGCAGCCCGCGCCAAAGGTGTCCCCGTCCGTGAAGCCCGCGGCATCGTCAACCAGTTCGCCGTGGTCGTACGCCGCGGCCTCGACAACGTCCGCGTGCACTCCACCGACCTCGAGCACCTGATCGGCCGCCCTCCCACCGACATGAGCACCTACGTCCGCACCCACCGCACCGAGCTGACCTGACCTGACCATCAAAGACCCGCCCCGATGAGGTCAACCGCATCTGAGTCGCAGGGCCGCACCGGTCCGCGGCGAGCAGCGAGCAGCGAGCAGCGAGCAGCGAGCAACCCTTCCTTGACCGAGCATCGCCACCGGTGAGGCGTGCCAGGGCGGCCTGCCAGAGCCTCTCGCGGTGCCGTGAGAACCACACGACCCGACACGACTGGAGAACCTGATGCACCTCAACCACATCAACCTCTGCGCCAGCAACGTCCCCGCCCTGGCCAGCACGCTCGTCAACCACTTCAACTACCGACTCGCCGACTCCGGCGCCATCCCCCGACCCAACGATGACGAGGACTCCCACTTCGCCCTCGTCATCGGCGCCGACGGCTCCGAGCTCGTCATCACCCAGATCACCGCCCCACCAGCCGACCAGTCGGCCTACCCCCAAGGGTTCCACTTCGGCCTCATCCAGCCGTCCCGCGAAGCCGTCTACGCCAAGCACGACGAACTCACCACAGCAGGCCTAACCCCGGGAAAGATCAACGACGGCTTCCAGGTCTGGGGCGCCACCTGGACCGCGTTTTACTGCCCGCTCGGCGACGGCCTCGAGATCGAGATCAACTACCGCACCACCTCCGACTTCCTCGACACTCGAGCCTCGACCTGAAAAACTGTCCCGCACGGGCGAAACCCAATTCAGCATCAAAGCCTGGACCAGGTAAGACCGCAACGAGCGGTTCGTCAGCGTCCGGTACGTGTCGCAGCGCTCCCGGCTCTGACCTCCGACCAGACAAGGAGACGACGATGATCGCCACGGAGCAGGTGACCTCCGCCGACGGCACGCCCATCGGCTACCTCCGCCAAGGACAGGGGCCGGGACTGGTACTGGTGCAAGGCGCCATGGCCGACGTGTCCGCCTACCGCGACCTCGCCGCGGAGCTCGCCACGAGCTTCACCGTCTATTCGGCCGAGCGGCGCGGCCGCGGGCTCTCCCCGCACCCATACAGCCAGCGCCACGACCTCGCGCGCGACGTCGACGACCTCGACGCGATCCTGCACGCCACCGAAGCCGGACTCGTCTTCGGCCTGAGCTCAGGAGCCGTGATCACCCTCGAAGCGGCCCGCACCCTCGACCGCGTGAGAGCCATCGCGGTCTACGAACCCCCGTTCTACCCGAGCGGCATCGACCGCGACGGGATCCGCCGTCTCAGCAGGGACATCGAGTCCGGCGACGCCCCTGCTGCCCTGCTCGAGGCGCTGCGCACCGCAGGCACCGCTCCCGCCGTCTTCCGACTCCTACCCCACTCGATCGGACGGACGCTCACCGCGGCGGCGCTCGCCGTCGACGACCGCCGCAACCATGAAGGGGAGTCGCTGCGACAGCTGCTACCGAGCGTGCGCTACGACTTCCACGACGTCGCCCAGGTCGACGGCCGCCTCGAGACGTACGGCGAGATCAACAAGCCGGCGCTCCTCATCAGCGGCACGAAAAGCCCAACTTTCCTTCGTCAAGCCATCCGGACGCTCCACCACACCATCCCAGACTCCATCCACGTCGAGCTCGAAGGCCTCGGCCACGACGGACCCTGGAACAACGGCTCACCAACCGCGGTCGCGTCAGCCATCCGTCGACACCTGGCCGAGCCGAGATGACCTTCAAGGTTGACCGTAAGACGTCCGCCCTGCGGGCGCTCGCTGTCGCCATAAGCCGACCGTCGTACGACTAGTCGGTACGGGGCCTCGGGGTGAAGGACTGGCAGGAATGCTGGGCGAGATGATGGCGGCGTGACGATGGCTGAGCGTCCCGACGAAGCCGCAATCGAGGAGTATCACGGGGCTTTCGCAATTCGGTGCCATGAGGGCACACTCGCGGCCGACGCCCCGCGAGCCGCTGGCGACCTTGTCTGGCTCTTCGAGGATCCGACCCAGTCCAACTTCCTAGTCGTTCAACACCGGAGGCCAGGGTGGGCCCTTCGCGGTCGCGATGAAGCTCCACGATGACGCCACATCGCGACCGGAGGCTGAGTGGGAGGAGGTGGCCGAGGTGTCTTTTCGCTGTACCGGGCCCCTCATCGCGTCCAGCCTCACTGACCCAGCACCTGAGGCATGGCTCGACTGCAAGCCGGGGTCGTATCGCCTCCGAGTTAGTGCACGCGGTCGGGACGAGGGCCGTCGGCGGGACCGTGAGTGCGACTGGGTCGACTACCCCGTCGGGGCTTACCTGGTTGAGGCGTGGCCTGAGTAACCAGCGGCAAGAGGGCGTAATGGGGCACCAGGGCGCGGATGCGCTGGGCGTCCCTAATGACCGCAAGCCGACCCTCCTACGAGAACGACTAGTTCCGCCCTGTCTGTCAGGTGACGACTCCTCCGCCCACAGTCCACGTGGTCCAGAAGTCGGCGAGGCTGGCGGCGACGGCGCGCGCCTCGCCGTCGATCGGGTACCAGGCCAGCACTGTGGGGGTTCCGTCTCGGCGAAGGCAGAACGAAGTCCCGGCGCCGTCGGTGCCGAATGCGACGAGGCCCGCTGCCGACAGCTCGGTGCACCACGCCGATGGTGCCATTTCGACCAGCTCCTCGAGGGACCAGATCACCTGTAGCTGCGCGTCGTCGTCGCGCAGCCCATCCGTGCGAGGTAGAGGTCGCGTAGAGCGGTCGGTAGCGGCCACCCGAGCGCGGCTTCGGCCCGCTCGATGTCTTCTGCGTCGATGCCGGGACTGCGGGTGACGCCGGGCGTCGGGGCCAACTCGTCCCAGGGCTTCGATTGCACGGCTTCATCATCTGCGGGTACAAGCGGAGAACCCTTATGGCCACGCGGCAGGCCTCAACTGTTGCCGTCCGCGTGCCCTAACCCGACCCTTGTGCGGAGCACGCTACCCACCGCTGTGTCTGCGCTCACGTAGCACCGTGGAGACGGCGGCTGGTCTAGTTCAAGGGAACAGGACGATCAGGAAGGCGAGCAAGGCGACGAAGGCCAGGAAGAAGATTCCGAGCCCGAGGGCCCCTGGCCTGCGCTGACGTTCCGTGCCAATCCGCCCATCGAGCAGAGTGAGGGCAGGCGGGCTGTAGTGCAGAACCGTGCGGTCACCGGGCGAGACCGTGATCGTCGTCGACGCGCGGCCGTGGTCAGTCAGGTACTCGATCCAGACGCTGACTCGGATGGCGCCAGCGGGCACAAGGTATCGGTTAGCCCCCCACTCCGAGGGCACGAGTTGGCCGTTGACCCGGACCATGGTTGAACTGGCGTTCGTCCCGCCGCCCCAGGGCTTGCGGATCTGTAGTTCCAGGACCGCACGGTCGGAGCTCGCGAGGCCGCGTAGGGGTTCGTCCTCGACGAGCCGGTGGACCCCGTGCGTCGGAGGTGAAGGCAGGTCGACGTGGCTGCGGAGGTCGTGCAGATGCCGCGTCCACGTACGGTCGCGCCGCAGAAGCAGACCCGCCAGCCCGGCCAGCAGGGCTGATTCTCCCCACCACCATGGCGACGACACAGCGCCGGCCACCGCGCACCCGGCCGCCAAGCCCGCGAAGACGAGTCCGGTGGCCTGCTTGCTGGTGCCACGGGCCGCTGCCCACTGCTCGGCCAGTCGGCGCGCTTCGACTCTCACAACCGGGTCCGCCGGCAGCGGCCCGGACCGGGCCGCCACCATCACCTGGTCGCGCTGAGCGCCCGTCAGAGCCGACGGCAGCAGGTCCTTGGTCCGTCTACGCGCCTTTCGTGTTGCGAGCGTGGTCATGATGCCGACGCCGACACCTGCCCCGACCCCGCCGTACCCGCCGTGCACGTACTCGGCGAAGCGTGTTTCAGCCAGAGCTTGAAACAGGAAGTAGGCGAACGCCACCATGAGGACGGTCGTCACCAGCGTCGGCAGGACGACGGACCTGAAGGTTCCTTCTCCCGTCACGGCGCCATGTTGGACGATTCGGGGGCTGCACGTGCCGAAACGGGAGGACTCGCCCGTTCTCGTTTCGCCTCCCTCACAAGCAGCCTCCGCGCAGGACACCGCAAGCACGCACGCTGGCGGTCGTTGAGCGCCGCAGCAACGTGTGCCCGTAAGCCGTCCGTCCTACGGGCGCGAACATCGCCGTTAGCCGACCGTCTTGCGAGTCGGAACCCGGCCAACCCTTGAGAGCGATGAGGCCCTCGAACGTACTTGCGCCGAGGACGACAACGGAGGAGTCGGCACGGCCGACGCGGACCCCCCGATACTGAGTCATGGACGACGGCCAGGTTGCGCGGTTCCGCGGCCAGTTGGCCTTCCTGCTCGTCTTGACACTGCTCGTCATCACGGGGCTCTTCGTGGGCGACCACGCACTACGTCAGCGGCAAGACCAGAACCGAGAAGAGCGCAGCTCGACCTCGCCTCCCAGCAGCACGCCGCTCATCCCCTTAAGACGTTCGTCGGTGGTAGCGGCCTCCATCGACCGGGGCGCTCTCAGCCGCAAGCAGGCAGTCACTGCGGCGCAGAACTGCCTTCGTGGAGCCGACAGGACGACCCGCCCGACGACGATCCACCTCGCGCGTCGAACTACCACGCATCGTGTCGTCATCTTCACCGCGGAAGACCACATCGCTTACGTCTGCGCAGGGAACGACCTGAAGCTCTACGACGGGCCCAACCCGCCCTACATCGACGACGAACACCGCCGCGAGCCGGCGGACCGGCTCTACGGCTTCACCATCTCCGCCAGCACCTCCACCTCGGGCAACGTCACAGCTGTCACCAGTGCGGCCTACCGCACTGAGCCCGAAGTCGCCACCATCCAGCTCCGGCTCACACGAGGAGCTCAGACCGGTCCCTGGTACCCGGCTGCCCTGCACGACGGGTACGCGTTCGCTGAAGCTCGCCTCGACTTCGAGCTCGGCTCAGGCGACCCGGCTCCCTTGGACCTCGATGTCGAAGACCGCGCACTCGACCAGAATGGCCAGCCCCTCTCCATCCTCCGGGTCCGCGGCTGAATCGGCCTCACGCTCAAGAAGCAGCGAGTTCTCCTTTACCGCGCTAGAGATGCCCTGTCCGGAAGCCGACCGTCTTACGGACACGACCCGGCCGGGCCCATACAGACCTAGCGATGTGGGCCCACCCGGAGGATTCTGAGGGCATGAGTCGCCTGACGATGCGCCGTCAGCTCTACGCCGCTCGCGCTCGATGGGGCAGCTTGGCACTTGTACAGCGGTGGCGAGCACGACCACCGCGACCGGCGAGTCAGAAGCGTCAGGCCCGATATCGGGACCTCTGGACGGACTAGGTCGGCTGTCACCGCAAGGCGACCGTTGTGCGGAGCTCGAACCGACGGGCTTGCGGAGCACGGAGATCGCCCTCGTGCGCCGCCCAAGTGGGATGCTCTGATCGTGCCCGAGGGTCCGCAAGAGGAAGAGGCTGTTCGCGACTTCGCTCGATGGAAGCACCGGCCACGTGCAGCAGCGCCAGCGGAGCCCGCCGAGAGTCCGCAGGTCGCCTACGCCGAACTCATGAAGACAGCGTTCGCACCATTTTTGCGGGAGCGCGGCTTTCGCGGGTCCTCAGGTCGATTTGAACTACCTTCGGACACCCACTGGGCACAGCTCGGTTTCCAGAAGTCGGCCTACAGCGACCGTGCCGAGCTTCGGTTCACGATCAACCTCTCCGTCATCTCCCGGAACGAGTGGGCACAGCAACTTCAAGCAAACCCCCACCTGGGCGCTCGTCCGACACCAACCATCTCCTACGGCTCATGGGCAGACCAGACGAGAATTGGCATGCTGATCCCCCCACCGGGGGACAAGTGGTGGCGCATCATCGGCGGCTCCAACGTCACCCCCGTTCGTGACGACGTGCTGACCGATCTCGACGCCTACGCGATCCCTTGGATAGTGGCTCAGGCTGCTAGTTGAGAACCTGCGCAGCAGGAGGGTCACCGCAGGTGTCGCTCAGCCATCCATCTCGACGCGTAGAAACTCACTTCCCGAACCGGCAGAGTTCCTGTGTCGTGCCGTAGGCCGTCGTTCTACGGGCGCTGGTCGTGCCGCAAGCCGACCGTCCCCCGAGACGGCAGAGACCAACGAGTCGCTACCCTCCCCTGTCGTGATCAACGAGCCATTCCCTGTTGTAACCGATCCGATCCGGCTTCCGCTGTACGGCGCGAGCCCCGCGCAGGCGTTTCGACGGTTCTGGCGCAAGTACGTCACGTTCTCCGGCCGCGCGAGCCGCAGCGAGTACTGGTGGTGGGTCCTGATCGCCTTCGCCGTCAGCGTGGTGTTCCAGCTCATCGGCGTCGCCCAGACCGGCAGCTTCGCCCTGGGAGAGCGACGCACCGACGACGTCGGCGACATCCTCTCCTCGCTGTGGGGCCTCGCCGTCGCCATCCCGACCCTCGCCCTCAGCTGGCGCCGCCTGCACGACACCAACCGCAGCGGCCTGTGGATCCTGATCGGATTGCTACCCGTGATCGGATGGATCATCCTGCTGGTCTTCTACCTCTCCAGGCCCAAACCAGAAGGCGCCCGCTTCGACCGCTGAACCTCACAAGTCGAGCGGCGACGCCTCGGTGGGCCTCCTCGAAGATCGCGCAGCGCGAGCAAACCTGGAAGGCGTCAGAGCCGGTCGATCCCGAAGCCAGCCCGTCGTCGAATATCGACCGTCGAGCGCAGCTCGCAAGCCGACCCTTTTGCAGGAGGCCGTACAGAGCGACCGCTGCTCGTCATGGCCGACTCTTCGGCGCCGGCTTGCGGGCCTCCCTTACCTTCGAGGTGTGCCCAGTCCTGCGGCCCGACGGCCGTACCACCTGACGGACGCGTTCCCGGGCTACGCGTTGGTCTGTCTAGTCGCCGCCCTGGTTTGGCTGCTTACCGATCACTCGTTCGTAGTTGGCGCGCTCCTCTTGGCTATCGCCGTTGGATGGTTCGTGGCTTGGCGTGCAACCCGGGGTCGCAGAAGGCGGAGTACGAGTTCTTAGCTCGGTTGGGCTCGCCGACGGCCCTGGCCGAGGTAGTCAGGAGTCATCCCCCGGTGCCGCGAGCCCTCCGTCCTGGGGGCGCCCTCGTCGCCGTTAGCCGACCGTCTTGCGGCACACCCGACGGCTCAATCGATCTCCAGCAACATCTCGTCGAACCAGACATCCTCGTAGTCAGGCGCCACTAGGAAGCGCCAGCCCGGCGGTAGCGCCAGGTATGGCATCGCCGCGGGGCACCAGTCGCTGAGGTGCTCGTGGTGAAGAGGCCGGAAGAAGTCCGGATCCTCCGAGAATTGTTCGCCGGCCCACAGGTACCAACCGCTGGTCCCATTCTCAGGGCGGTGCCTCAACCCGTTCAGCGGCAACAGAGCGGTCCTGATGTTGCTAGCGACACCCACGGTCTCGGAGGGAGTAAGTGCTAGAGGTAGGACGGCGAACCGCTGTGCAACTTGGAGCTGCTCCGTGGTCGGTAACACCCGTGTAGGAAAGCACGCGGATCCCGAACCCGGGCCGGGGGCTAGGACCGGACTGCGCACCGTAAGTTGGACGTCCTGCAAGCGCCCGCAAGACGACGGTCTAGCGAGAGCGCGGGCCGACGCTGTGGCTCGCACGGGTGAGCTGCGCTCCCGGCGGTGGAGCTCGGACGTTGCTACTGACGCGGGGCGCCGAAGGTGTGATGATCCGATTCGTGAAAGATTCCTTCGTGGTGGCGACGGACGGGTTGACGAAGCGATTCGCGTCCGGTGGTGGGGTCGACGGTCTCGACCTTCGAGTCCGGCCGGGGCGGGTGTACGCCTTGCTGGGTCCGAATGGTGCGGGGAAGTCGACCACGCTGAAGCTGCTGCTCGGGCTCCTGGTTCCCGACGCCGGACGGGTCTTGATGTGGGGGCGGCCGTGGCAGCGCGGGGTGCTGGCGCGGGCGGGGGCGAGCATCGACGGGCCGGCGCTGTATCCGCACCTGTCGGCGGTACGGAACCTCGAGGTGCATGCCCGGCTGCTGTCGCTGCCTCCCGGACGCATACGTCGGGTGTTGGAGGAGGTGGGCCTGACGGGGACGGGTCGGCAGCGGGTCCGGACGTTCAGTACCGGGATGCGGGGCCGGCTCGCGCTCGCGGTCGCGCTGTTGGGCGACCCGGAGCTGTTGGTCCTCGATGAGCCGCAGAACGGTCTCGACCCCGAGGGTGTGGTGGCGCTGCGCGCGCTGATCCGCAGCTTCGCAGCAGCGGGCCGGACGGTGATCGTGAGCAGTCACCTGCTCGGCGAGGTGGTGCAGCTGGCCGACGACGTCGGTGTCCTGGTCGACGGGCGGCTGCGCTACCAGGGTGAGCTGGCCGCGCTGGCGCCGGACGGGGACCTCGAGCGCGCCTACTTCACCTTGACCACTCCTGCCGCGCAGGGGCGGGTCGCGTGAGCACGACGACTAGACCGCGGTCGCCGCTGGTGGGGGTGCCGGCGGCGGTCGGGGCGGAGCGGCGCCGTTGGCCGGGCAGTGCGGCGGCAAGGTTGCCGCTGCTCGGGCTGGTCGCGGCGGGGCTGCAGGGGCTGCTGTACCTGGCTGGGTCGACGCGGCACGGGTGGGCGGCGTTGACGGCGTGGCAGATCTTGTGGGTGTCGTTCCTGGGACCGGTCGGCATCGGTCTGCTCGCCGGATTGCTCGGGCGTCGCGA from Microlunatus sagamiharensis includes the following:
- a CDS encoding VOC family protein, encoding MSKQEEAMPMTATAHLNFRGDARSALTFYQSVFGGQVMAATYGQVGVPQDSPESDHAVFVPVEASSPDADRLAFGMLAADNGLRLAAYDVFGAQGGGLAAAGLEHGSTRAGGLTHTESSFLLVNSNTLEEARALWERLSSGGTVIQALAPADWAPVYGMLTDRFGVTWIFGLAPSA
- a CDS encoding winged helix DNA-binding domain-containing protein; translated protein: MSAHHSVRTVPDVERRARLAVRHRLASAPATTSGPGGPAESVTSSGAVAASARAVVGLHATEPVSVYLSAWARSGATQADVDDALYRERSVVKQLAMRRTLFAFPVDLLPAVRGSAAARVAAQQHGLLARSVVTAGLATDGDAWVERACDLALERLAQEPATTNQLRNQLPMLAVRLPRPENPTSPPAPVAARVLTVLAASGRVVRGNNQGSWTTSKPVWTLVDDWVPGPAGSAEPWGAAEGYAELVRRWLWAYGPGTEADIVWWLGATKSAVRQALADTRAVAVSLEDGAPAWLHPDDVDPVAAPAPWAALLPALDPATMGWRGRTFHIDPRTAKAVYDRAGNGLPTAWWNGRTVGGWTQQADGRVTVVPHVDLPRTAIIALDHQADELTQRLDGQVLRTTFHRPQQEGDRPVTAERVP
- a CDS encoding TetR/AcrR family transcriptional regulator, with the protein product MQEPRRQPRAHERVRDADRSRKALLEAAQAQFAEHGFAGARVEAIAAKAGVNKQLIAYYFGGKRGLYDAVVERRQALVAELDATDTSLGELAGRYVRVFGDHPELERLFLRDTLDQDPDGVEFDPDVPEVAELRRRQQDGELAPSLDPAFVLLFLQAMTVAGTLFPAETKRLTGLDPRTPEFRRRSADQVRLIVDKLADQG
- a CDS encoding SDR family oxidoreductase, yielding MDTDSKTLVTGATGDIGGTLVRLLKDSGHPFRVMCRRPDQVEAFAADGVEAVHGDFADPASVRQALEGCDQLFLLPPFTAQMVEQTRAAIDAAREADVGHVVKISAADANPDSPVPWAADHGRVDTYLRASGLSWTLLRPSCFFNLLAVMAPAIRRGLLPGMSGHGATTFIDSPDIAAAAARVLTDPSTQGGLGDQGRDYLLTGTQPLSLPQSAEILTAELGHRVRYLPVPAPLVYLAARAKGVPVREARGIVNQFAVVVRRGLDNVRVHSTDLEHLIGRPPTDMSTYVRTHRTELT
- a CDS encoding VOC family protein, with protein sequence MHLNHINLCASNVPALASTLVNHFNYRLADSGAIPRPNDDEDSHFALVIGADGSELVITQITAPPADQSAYPQGFHFGLIQPSREAVYAKHDELTTAGLTPGKINDGFQVWGATWTAFYCPLGDGLEIEINYRTTSDFLDTRAST
- a CDS encoding alpha/beta fold hydrolase: MIATEQVTSADGTPIGYLRQGQGPGLVLVQGAMADVSAYRDLAAELATSFTVYSAERRGRGLSPHPYSQRHDLARDVDDLDAILHATEAGLVFGLSSGAVITLEAARTLDRVRAIAVYEPPFYPSGIDRDGIRRLSRDIESGDAPAALLEALRTAGTAPAVFRLLPHSIGRTLTAAALAVDDRRNHEGESLRQLLPSVRYDFHDVAQVDGRLETYGEINKPALLISGTKSPTFLRQAIRTLHHTIPDSIHVELEGLGHDGPWNNGSPTAVASAIRRHLAEPR
- a CDS encoding SMI1/KNR4 family protein, with product MIWSLEELVEMAPSAWCTELSAAGLVAFGTDGAGTSFCLRRDGTPTVLAWYPIDGEARAVAASLADFWTTWTVGGGVVT
- a CDS encoding SMI1/KNR4 family protein, which translates into the protein MQSKPWDELAPTPGVTRSPGIDAEDIERAEAALGWPLPTALRDLYLARMGCATTTRSYR
- a CDS encoding DUF4304 domain-containing protein; translation: MKTAFAPFLRERGFRGSSGRFELPSDTHWAQLGFQKSAYSDRAELRFTINLSVISRNEWAQQLQANPHLGARPTPTISYGSWADQTRIGMLIPPPGDKWWRIIGGSNVTPVRDDVLTDLDAYAIPWIVAQAAS
- a CDS encoding DUF805 domain-containing protein, producing MINEPFPVVTDPIRLPLYGASPAQAFRRFWRKYVTFSGRASRSEYWWWVLIAFAVSVVFQLIGVAQTGSFALGERRTDDVGDILSSLWGLAVAIPTLALSWRRLHDTNRSGLWILIGLLPVIGWIILLVFYLSRPKPEGARFDR
- a CDS encoding immunity protein Imm33 domain-containing protein, translating into MRATASARALARPSSCGRLQDVQLTVRSPVLAPGPGSGSACFPTRVLPTTEQLQVAQRFAVLPLALTPSETVGVASNIRTALLPLNGLRHRPENGTSGWYLWAGEQFSEDPDFFRPLHHEHLSDWCPAAMPYLALPPGWRFLVAPDYEDVWFDEMLLEID
- a CDS encoding ATP-binding cassette domain-containing protein codes for the protein MIRFVKDSFVVATDGLTKRFASGGGVDGLDLRVRPGRVYALLGPNGAGKSTTLKLLLGLLVPDAGRVLMWGRPWQRGVLARAGASIDGPALYPHLSAVRNLEVHARLLSLPPGRIRRVLEEVGLTGTGRQRVRTFSTGMRGRLALAVALLGDPELLVLDEPQNGLDPEGVVALRALIRSFAAAGRTVIVSSHLLGEVVQLADDVGVLVDGRLRYQGELAALAPDGDLERAYFTLTTPAAQGRVA